In Sphingomonas sp., a single window of DNA contains:
- a CDS encoding MBL fold metallo-hydrolase, with translation MTNDAPTGLAMTLEPLVARVLANNPSPFTYTGTQTYLVGTVDLAVIDPGPDDAEHLAALRAAIDGRPVRAILCTHTHRDHSPAAPALKAATGAPIIGCAPLVLDDAGPRADASFDTGYAPDRVLADGAQVAGQGWTLTAVATPGHTSNHLCFALEESGALFTGDHVMGWSTTVVAPPDGNMAAYMASLETLMVRERDRIYYPAHGDPIERPQRFVRGLAGHRKQREGQILRLLAEGVGAVPAMVARMYVGLDPQLHGAAGRSVLAHLLDLQTRGRVAATDDVWRLLPE, from the coding sequence ATGACCAATGACGCGCCCACGGGCCTCGCGATGACGCTCGAACCGCTGGTGGCGCGGGTGCTGGCGAACAATCCCTCGCCTTTCACCTATACCGGGACCCAGACCTATCTGGTGGGCACCGTAGATCTCGCGGTGATCGATCCCGGTCCCGACGATGCCGAGCACCTTGCCGCGCTGCGGGCGGCGATCGATGGCCGGCCGGTGCGGGCGATCCTGTGCACGCACACGCATCGCGATCACAGCCCCGCCGCGCCCGCGCTGAAGGCGGCCACGGGCGCGCCGATCATCGGCTGCGCGCCGCTGGTCCTCGACGATGCGGGCCCCCGCGCGGATGCCTCCTTCGACACCGGCTATGCGCCGGACCGCGTGCTGGCCGATGGCGCGCAGGTCGCGGGGCAGGGCTGGACTCTGACCGCCGTGGCGACGCCCGGCCACACCTCCAACCATCTGTGCTTCGCGCTCGAGGAAAGCGGCGCGCTGTTTACCGGCGACCACGTGATGGGCTGGTCGACCACGGTCGTGGCACCCCCGGACGGCAACATGGCCGCCTATATGGCGAGCCTCGAGACGCTGATGGTGCGCGAGCGCGACCGGATCTACTATCCGGCGCATGGCGACCCGATCGAGCGGCCGCAGCGCTTCGTCCGCGGGCTGGCCGGGCATCGCAAGCAGCGCGAGGGGCAGATCCTGCGGCTGCTGGCGGAAGGGGTCGGCGCGGTGCCGGCGATGGTGGCGCGCATGTATGTCGGTCTCGATCCGCAACTGCATGGCGCGGCGGGGCGGTCGGTGCTCGCGCATCTGCTCGACCTGCAGACGCGCGGCCGGGTCGCGGCCACGGACGACGTCTGGCGGTTGCTGCCCGAGTAA
- a CDS encoding M56 family metallopeptidase yields the protein MTGWWIETLLASTLLMLLALALRGPVRKVFGPQLAYALWVLPAARMLLPPLPGQWQLSQWLAPLTRTATDAPAVAMGVLNPEKLPVGMDRGAVLTIDLSAGAHHVPAALVAPTPVAEGLSLTLLLLALWGAGALLFLGYHLVVHRRFCRHLLSRARVDRTVAQGRVRVIETDAAHGPLAFGIFRKYVAFPRDFAERYDEVERDLALAHELGHHLRGDLIANWAALIVLAAHWFNPVAWRAFRAFRADQEMACDALVLAGRAQALRHAYGRAIVKSAHGGAVSAACHLHTINDVKGRLRMLSIHRKLSPIRIGAGLAGITAVSLAALALTASGSQAAEKIRDNVSAAIQTRGVPAAPIAPVATAAPTAAIAPIEPVASVEPVAPIAPVADQAALGLSTRAPQEPRMHDRSSHPAAADGKAIQKMVIIHRDGTRREVEMPDMAAIQASIPEIRNGSCGKGNGATVEHRSEGGKQVMIVCSDRIAAMSSDAARMAMHDNAMAMNSKRMAMTSALMSLQHARRTIETQRSLSAEQRAEALAGIDEALADLRNDAKDDD from the coding sequence ATGACCGGCTGGTGGATCGAGACACTGCTGGCGAGCACCCTGCTGATGCTGCTCGCGCTGGCGCTCCGCGGACCCGTCCGCAAGGTCTTCGGGCCGCAGCTCGCCTATGCGCTGTGGGTGTTGCCCGCCGCGCGCATGCTGCTGCCGCCGCTGCCCGGCCAGTGGCAGCTGAGCCAATGGCTCGCGCCGCTCACCCGCACGGCGACCGATGCGCCGGCGGTGGCCATGGGGGTGCTCAACCCCGAGAAGCTGCCGGTCGGCATGGATCGGGGTGCGGTACTCACCATCGACCTGAGCGCCGGCGCGCACCACGTGCCCGCCGCACTGGTGGCGCCCACTCCCGTTGCCGAGGGGTTGAGTCTCACGCTGCTGCTGCTCGCGCTATGGGGCGCAGGCGCGCTGCTGTTCCTCGGCTATCATCTGGTCGTACATCGCCGCTTCTGCCGCCACCTGCTATCGCGAGCGCGGGTCGACCGCACCGTGGCGCAGGGCCGGGTGCGGGTGATCGAGACCGATGCCGCGCACGGCCCGCTCGCCTTCGGCATCTTCCGCAAATATGTGGCCTTTCCGCGCGACTTTGCCGAGCGCTATGACGAGGTCGAACGCGATCTCGCGCTGGCCCACGAACTTGGCCACCATCTGCGCGGCGACCTGATCGCCAACTGGGCCGCGCTGATCGTGCTGGCTGCCCATTGGTTCAATCCGGTCGCATGGCGGGCGTTCCGCGCCTTCCGCGCCGACCAGGAAATGGCCTGCGACGCCCTGGTGCTCGCCGGCCGCGCCCAGGCACTGCGCCATGCTTATGGCCGTGCGATCGTCAAGTCCGCGCATGGGGGCGCGGTCTCGGCGGCTTGTCACCTCCACACCATCAACGACGTCAAAGGGAGATTACGCATGCTCTCGATCCACCGGAAGCTTTCCCCCATCCGCATCGGCGCGGGGCTGGCCGGTATCACTGCGGTTTCGCTTGCCGCGCTCGCGCTGACTGCCTCGGGCAGCCAGGCGGCGGAGAAGATCCGCGACAATGTCAGCGCCGCGATCCAGACGCGCGGCGTACCGGCGGCACCGATTGCCCCGGTTGCCACCGCGGCACCGACCGCTGCGATCGCGCCGATCGAACCCGTCGCCTCCGTGGAACCCGTTGCGCCCATCGCGCCCGTGGCGGACCAGGCGGCGCTCGGTCTGTCGACGCGGGCGCCGCAGGAGCCGCGGATGCACGATCGTTCGTCGCATCCTGCCGCTGCGGATGGCAAGGCGATCCAGAAAATGGTGATCATCCATCGCGACGGCACCCGCCGCGAAGTCGAAATGCCCGACATGGCGGCGATCCAGGCGAGCATCCCCGAGATTCGCAACGGCAGCTGCGGCAAGGGCAATGGGGCCACCGTCGAGCACCGTAGCGAGGGCGGCAAGCAGGTGATGATCGTGTGCAGCGATCGCATCGCCGCGATGAGCAGCGATGCCGCAAGGATGGCGATGCACGACAATGCCATGGCGATGAACTCGAAGCGGATGGCGATGACCAGCGCGCTGATGAGCCTGCAACATGCCCGCCGCACGATCGAGACGCAGCGCAGTCTCAGCGCCGAGCAGCGGGCCGAGGCGCTTGCCGGCATCGACGAGGCGCTCGCCGATCTGCGCAACGACGCCAAGGACGACGACTGA
- a CDS encoding NUDIX domain-containing protein, whose product MASNRPRSHPAVASAIALALRGYLAVRTIGWFVTRPQTRGVRAIALTPAGKVILVRHSYIQGWHLPGGGHERRETAEEAVLRELREEAGMVSHGAVRVLGTLQHRPNFRRDMVTLALVEHVEFAFHPSLEIVEARAFSLDALPEGATAGTLRRLAEWRDGRPVARDW is encoded by the coding sequence ATGGCATCGAATCGGCCCCGTTCGCATCCGGCCGTCGCGTCGGCGATCGCACTGGCGCTGCGCGGCTATCTGGCGGTGCGGACGATCGGCTGGTTCGTCACCCGGCCGCAGACGCGCGGAGTGCGGGCAATCGCGCTGACCCCGGCGGGCAAGGTGATCCTCGTCCGCCACAGCTATATCCAGGGCTGGCACCTGCCGGGCGGCGGACACGAGCGGCGCGAGACCGCCGAGGAAGCGGTGCTGCGGGAACTGCGTGAGGAAGCCGGTATGGTATCGCATGGCGCGGTGCGGGTACTCGGCACATTGCAGCACCGCCCCAATTTCCGTCGCGATATGGTGACGCTCGCGCTGGTCGAGCATGTCGAATTCGCCTTCCATCCCTCGCTGGAGATCGTCGAGGCGCGCGCCTTCAGTCTCGATGCACTCCCCGAGGGCGCCACCGCCGGCACCCTTCGCCGCCTCGCCGAATGGCGCGACGGCCGCCCCGTCGCCAGGGACTGGTAG
- the nadA gene encoding quinolinate synthase NadA produces the protein MDARNGIGGSLSGLDLRAEIERLREERNAVILAHYYQKPELQDLADFVGDSLDLSRKAAETDADVIAFCGVRFMAETAKILSPDKIVVLPDMDAGCSLEDSCPPDQFAAFRAAHPDHIALTYINCSTEVKALSDIIVTSSSAEKILAQIPADQKIIFGPDRNLGGYLQRKTGRELLLWPGVCIVHEAFSETELLKLKAEHPGAPIAAHPECPAYILDHADYVGSTKGILDFSKTMPGDTLIVATEPHIIHQMQKAMPEKNFIGAPGADGNCNCNICPYMALNTMEKLYLALRDLSPRIEIEEGLRLQAKTSLDRMLELASGTVGQGDLGPVLA, from the coding sequence ATGGACGCGCGCAACGGTATCGGCGGCAGCCTCAGCGGACTGGATCTCCGCGCCGAGATCGAGCGGCTGCGTGAAGAACGCAACGCGGTGATCCTCGCGCATTATTATCAGAAGCCCGAGCTGCAGGACCTCGCCGATTTCGTCGGGGACAGCCTGGACCTCAGCCGCAAGGCAGCGGAAACCGACGCCGACGTGATCGCCTTCTGCGGCGTGCGCTTCATGGCGGAGACCGCCAAGATCCTCTCGCCCGACAAGATCGTCGTGCTGCCCGACATGGACGCCGGTTGCAGCCTGGAAGACAGCTGCCCGCCCGACCAGTTCGCCGCCTTCCGCGCTGCACACCCCGATCACATCGCGCTGACCTATATCAACTGCTCCACCGAGGTGAAGGCGCTCTCCGACATCATCGTGACGAGTTCCTCGGCCGAGAAAATCCTCGCGCAGATCCCTGCGGACCAGAAGATCATCTTCGGCCCCGATCGCAATCTGGGCGGCTATCTCCAGCGCAAGACCGGCCGCGAACTGCTGCTGTGGCCGGGCGTGTGCATCGTCCACGAGGCCTTCAGCGAGACTGAGCTGCTCAAGCTCAAAGCCGAGCATCCCGGTGCGCCGATCGCCGCGCACCCGGAATGCCCGGCCTATATCCTCGACCATGCCGATTATGTCGGCTCGACCAAGGGCATCCTCGATTTCTCCAAGACGATGCCGGGCGACACGCTGATCGTCGCGACCGAGCCGCACATCATCCACCAGATGCAGAAGGCGATGCCGGAGAAGAATTTCATCGGCGCACCCGGTGCCGACGGCAACTGCAACTGCAACATCTGCCCCTATATGGCGCTCAACACGATGGAGAAGCTCTATCTTGCACTGCGCGACCTCAGCCCCAGGATCGAGATCGAGGAAGGGCTGCGGCTGCAGGCGAAGACAAGCCTCGACCGCATGCTCGAACTGGCGAGCGGCACCGTAGGGCAGGGCGATCTGGGACCGGTGCTGGCCTGA
- a CDS encoding integration host factor subunit beta, with the protein MIRSELVQLLVQENPGLSVREVEKIVSIFFDEIVGRLSEDGRVELRGFGAFSTRARDARTGRNPRTGESVDVDAKRVPYFKPGKEMRIRLNM; encoded by the coding sequence ATGATCCGGTCTGAGTTGGTTCAATTGCTGGTGCAGGAAAATCCCGGCCTTTCGGTCCGGGAGGTCGAAAAGATCGTCTCGATCTTCTTCGACGAGATTGTCGGCCGGCTGAGTGAAGATGGGCGCGTGGAGCTTCGCGGCTTCGGTGCCTTCTCGACCCGGGCGCGCGATGCCCGCACGGGTCGCAATCCGCGGACCGGCGAGTCCGTGGACGTGGACGCCAAGCGCGTCCCCTATTTCAAGCCAGGCAAAGAGATGCGCATCCGCCTCAACATGTGA
- the nadC gene encoding carboxylating nicotinate-nucleotide diphosphorylase produces the protein MTLLLPDFDGDSFVRATLAEDLGSGGDITAAAVIPAEARFEGVMDSRDPITVAGLPIAEAFFRTLDPEVTVERLVEDGAQVPPGTALLRLRGKARAMLTAERSALNTVQHLSGIATMTRTYVDAIAGTGATLLDTRKTLPGLRVLEKYATRMGGATNHRMGLWDAAMIKDNHVAVAGSVEAAVARAVAAGIERIIVEVDRIDQIEPALGAGATHLLLDNMAPAMLGEAVTMVAGRVPTEASGGVRLDTIRAIAESGVTYVSVGRLTQSAPAADIGLDFASV, from the coding sequence ATGACCCTCTTGCTCCCCGATTTCGATGGCGACTCGTTCGTCCGCGCTACTCTGGCCGAGGATCTCGGCAGCGGCGGCGACATCACTGCCGCGGCGGTGATCCCCGCCGAGGCGCGCTTCGAAGGCGTGATGGATAGCCGCGATCCCATCACCGTCGCCGGGCTGCCCATCGCCGAGGCGTTCTTTCGCACGCTGGATCCCGAGGTGACGGTGGAGCGGCTGGTCGAGGACGGTGCGCAGGTGCCGCCGGGCACCGCGCTCCTGCGATTGCGGGGCAAGGCGCGGGCGATGCTCACCGCCGAACGCTCGGCGCTCAACACCGTCCAGCATCTCAGCGGTATCGCAACGATGACGCGGACCTATGTCGACGCGATCGCCGGCACCGGCGCGACGCTGCTCGACACCCGCAAGACGCTGCCAGGCCTGCGCGTCCTCGAGAAATACGCGACCCGGATGGGCGGCGCGACCAATCATCGCATGGGTTTGTGGGACGCGGCGATGATCAAGGACAACCATGTCGCGGTCGCCGGATCGGTCGAGGCTGCAGTGGCGCGGGCGGTGGCCGCGGGCATCGAACGGATCATCGTCGAGGTCGATCGCATCGACCAGATCGAGCCCGCGCTGGGTGCCGGCGCGACGCATCTGCTGCTCGACAATATGGCCCCGGCGATGCTGGGCGAAGCGGTAACGATGGTCGCCGGGCGGGTACCGACCGAAGCCTCGGGCGGGGTGCGGCTCGACACGATTCGGGCAATCGCCGAGAGCGGTGTCACCTATGTCAGCGTCGGCCGGCTGACCCAATCGGCCCCGGCGGCCGATATCGGCCTCGATTTCGCGAGCGTGTGA
- a CDS encoding ribonuclease T2 family protein, with translation MKAVLGSLGVLAALLPGAALAQAQMCMAPGKIERPLPDLPSAKEPQRILPIGSYTLALTWAPGFCRAHGEEPGKAFQCGGNNRFGFTLHGLWPDGRGKLWPQYCKATPILPPALIRKTMCATPSEQLIQHEWAKHGTCMKTTPEAYFQRSTAMYRAIRYPDMAALSQETLTVGAFKQAFAAKNRAIPASAIRVTTTREGWLDELWLCLDTRFRYRRCEAGTGGAADDATLNIWRGR, from the coding sequence ATGAAAGCGGTTCTGGGAAGCCTGGGCGTCCTCGCGGCATTGCTGCCTGGGGCGGCACTCGCGCAGGCGCAGATGTGCATGGCCCCGGGCAAGATCGAGCGGCCGCTGCCCGACCTGCCCAGCGCCAAGGAGCCGCAGCGGATCCTGCCGATCGGCAGCTATACGCTGGCGCTGACCTGGGCCCCGGGCTTCTGCCGCGCGCATGGCGAGGAGCCGGGCAAGGCGTTCCAGTGCGGCGGCAACAACCGCTTCGGCTTCACGCTCCACGGGTTGTGGCCGGACGGGCGCGGCAAGCTGTGGCCGCAATATTGCAAGGCGACCCCGATCCTGCCGCCCGCGCTGATTCGCAAAACGATGTGCGCGACGCCTTCCGAACAACTGATCCAGCACGAATGGGCCAAGCACGGCACCTGCATGAAAACGACGCCCGAGGCCTATTTCCAGCGCTCGACGGCGATGTATCGGGCGATCCGCTACCCCGACATGGCGGCGCTGTCGCAGGAGACGCTGACGGTGGGCGCGTTCAAACAGGCCTTCGCCGCGAAAAACCGAGCGATCCCCGCGAGCGCGATCCGCGTGACGACGACCCGCGAGGGCTGGCTCGACGAACTGTGGCTCTGCCTCGACACGCGCTTCCGCTACCGGCGCTGCGAGGCGGGGACGGGCGGCGCCGCGGACGATGCGACGCTGAATATCTGGCGGGGGCGGTGA
- a CDS encoding TonB-dependent receptor, whose translation MLFSSLAAASVGLAAPAFAQETEGEDILVFGRGETKIGVAQAASEGTVSGADLLVRPLLRVAELLEAVPGMIAAQHSGSGKANQYFLRGFNLDHGTDFTTSVDGVPMNLRSHGHGQGYLDLNGLIPEIVGREDFRKGPYRADGGDFALAGAAAMTSITGFDRPWLSVEGGAYGYRRIAAGGSAKGVGAGTLTLVGQLRAYDGPWQEPEHLRHASGFAKYAAPLGSGTIAATLHAYHATWRPTEQIPERAIGTAACPDMFCSPDPSARGRTTRLIGNVALRQQGWDGNVYGQFYDWAMTSNPTYADPDGTSAQIRQFDTRWILGGRGEKRWQVAPALALSIGGEARYDHIGDVGVARTDRRIPLFSLGRYHVEESSAAVYGEARWTPLVGLRLIGGLRGDGYRYTVRARDAEASALGTGAGSDGIVSPKASIAYALTPHLELYGNWGRGFHSNDVRSAVNVETPVPVPVLVRGTGKELGARWQRGGLTLTGTYWWLAVASELRFVGDSNAVEPTGASRRRGYELVAFWRPAPWLAIDGNYTASRSRYDNGDRIPNAFENAASAGVAVVRGGWEVSLRVRHLGPYPLIEDNSVRDKGSTVVNLRAARTLGRLQLYGELLNLLDSRDKDIAYAYESYLPVVDRDGPLEGRLSRVVEPRTLRLGARIRF comes from the coding sequence TTGCTATTTTCCAGCCTGGCCGCGGCTTCGGTCGGTCTTGCCGCCCCCGCATTTGCACAGGAAACGGAGGGCGAGGACATCCTCGTCTTCGGCCGCGGCGAGACCAAGATCGGCGTCGCCCAGGCAGCGAGCGAGGGCACCGTATCCGGCGCCGACCTGCTGGTGCGGCCGCTGCTGCGCGTCGCCGAACTGCTCGAGGCAGTACCGGGCATGATCGCCGCCCAGCATTCGGGCAGCGGCAAGGCGAACCAGTATTTCCTGCGCGGCTTCAACCTCGACCATGGCACCGATTTCACGACGTCCGTCGACGGCGTGCCGATGAACCTGCGCTCGCATGGCCATGGCCAGGGCTATCTCGACCTCAATGGCCTGATCCCCGAAATCGTCGGCCGCGAGGATTTCCGCAAGGGTCCGTACCGTGCAGACGGCGGTGACTTCGCGCTGGCGGGGGCGGCGGCGATGACGTCGATCACGGGGTTCGATCGGCCCTGGCTCTCGGTGGAGGGTGGCGCCTATGGCTATCGGCGGATCGCGGCCGGCGGTTCTGCCAAGGGGGTGGGCGCGGGTACGCTCACCCTGGTCGGCCAACTTCGCGCGTATGACGGGCCGTGGCAGGAGCCCGAGCATCTTCGCCATGCCTCGGGCTTCGCCAAATATGCGGCGCCACTGGGTTCCGGCACCATCGCGGCGACGCTGCACGCCTATCACGCGACCTGGCGTCCCACCGAGCAGATTCCCGAGCGCGCCATCGGCACCGCCGCCTGCCCGGACATGTTCTGCTCACCCGATCCGAGCGCGCGCGGCCGCACCACGCGGCTGATCGGCAATGTCGCCCTTCGCCAGCAGGGCTGGGACGGCAATGTCTACGGCCAGTTCTACGACTGGGCGATGACGTCCAACCCGACCTATGCCGATCCGGACGGCACCAGCGCGCAGATCCGCCAGTTTGACACCCGCTGGATTCTCGGCGGGCGTGGGGAGAAACGCTGGCAGGTCGCGCCCGCGCTCGCACTGTCGATCGGTGGCGAAGCGCGGTACGACCATATCGGCGATGTCGGCGTGGCGCGGACAGACCGGCGGATCCCGCTTTTCTCGCTCGGCCGCTATCATGTCGAGGAAAGCTCGGCCGCGGTCTATGGCGAGGCGCGCTGGACGCCGCTGGTCGGGCTGCGTTTGATCGGCGGGCTGCGCGGCGACGGCTATCGCTACACCGTCCGCGCACGGGATGCCGAGGCGTCGGCGCTGGGTACCGGAGCGGGGAGCGACGGCATCGTCTCGCCCAAGGCATCGATCGCCTATGCGCTCACGCCGCATCTGGAATTGTACGGCAACTGGGGCCGGGGCTTCCATTCGAACGACGTGCGCAGCGCGGTCAATGTCGAGACGCCGGTGCCGGTGCCGGTGCTGGTCCGCGGTACCGGCAAGGAGCTCGGCGCGCGCTGGCAGCGCGGCGGGCTGACGCTGACCGGCACCTATTGGTGGCTGGCGGTGGCCAGCGAGTTGCGTTTCGTCGGCGATTCCAATGCGGTCGAGCCGACGGGGGCGAGCCGGCGGCGCGGCTATGAGCTGGTCGCCTTCTGGCGGCCAGCGCCGTGGCTGGCGATCGACGGCAACTATACGGCCAGCCGTTCGCGCTACGACAATGGCGACCGCATCCCCAACGCGTTCGAGAATGCGGCGTCCGCAGGCGTCGCGGTGGTACGCGGCGGCTGGGAGGTCAGCCTCCGCGTCCGCCACCTCGGCCCCTATCCGCTGATCGAGGACAACAGCGTGCGCGACAAGGGCAGCACGGTGGTCAATCTGCGCGCCGCGCGCACGCTGGGCCGGTTGCAGCTCTATGGCGAATTGCTCAACCTGCTCGACAGCCGCGACAAGGACATCGCCTATGCGTACGAGTCCTACCTGCCTGTCGTCGATCGCGACGGCCCGCTGGAAGGGCGGTTGAGCCGCGTCGTCGAGCCGCGCACGTTGCGCCTCGGCGCGCGCATCCGCTTCTAA
- a CDS encoding ABC transporter substrate-binding protein — MPRLRLPVITLLLAATACGGPAGQRKDTTPVVVSAIGSETLLVDPSTTAIDAAQATALAATAQGLVRFDRTGQIEPALAERWAVFDDARSYIFRLGEATWPDGQPVTAGEIVRVLRRAVAANTKSRLTPYLAVIDEIVEMTPQVIEVRLKSPRPDLLNLFAQPEMAVFRGRNFAGSGPFRIMPGKREGLLLRPAEEPGDDPRATPMPQEYVRLRGERAAAAIARFRAGASDLVLGGSLVDWPIIEAAGIAPENVRLDAATGLFGLAILHRDGFLATPQNRAAIAMAIDRSGLAKAIASDWSPAETILPAQMDSAAPPAPGSWMTVAPDQRRALASQRVREWQAVHPGPVDITLALPAGAGATLLWGHLASSMIAIGLTPHRVGLGDPRADLALVDEVAPYDSGRWYLANACRACSDDTATLIAAARDAPDLYNRTHRIAEADAMLASDVAFVPIAQPLRWSIVALRLSNWQGNARAWHPLNHLRKQ; from the coding sequence ATGCCACGCCTGCGCCTGCCCGTGATCACCCTGCTGCTCGCCGCCACCGCGTGCGGCGGGCCCGCGGGGCAGCGCAAGGACACGACGCCGGTGGTGGTCAGCGCGATCGGCAGCGAGACGCTGTTGGTTGATCCCAGCACCACCGCGATCGACGCAGCGCAGGCGACAGCGCTCGCTGCGACCGCACAGGGGCTCGTCCGCTTCGATCGCACCGGCCAGATCGAACCGGCGCTCGCCGAACGCTGGGCGGTGTTCGACGATGCGCGGAGCTATATCTTCCGCTTGGGCGAGGCGACCTGGCCCGATGGCCAGCCGGTTACCGCAGGCGAGATCGTGCGCGTGCTCCGCCGGGCGGTGGCCGCGAATACCAAGAGCCGGCTGACACCCTATCTCGCGGTGATCGACGAAATCGTCGAAATGACGCCGCAGGTGATCGAGGTGCGGCTGAAGAGCCCGCGCCCCGATCTTCTCAACTTGTTCGCCCAGCCGGAAATGGCGGTGTTCCGCGGACGCAATTTCGCCGGGTCGGGGCCGTTCCGCATCATGCCGGGCAAGCGCGAGGGCCTGCTCCTGCGTCCGGCGGAGGAGCCCGGCGACGATCCAAGGGCAACGCCGATGCCGCAGGAATATGTCCGGCTGCGCGGGGAGCGCGCCGCCGCGGCCATCGCCCGCTTTCGCGCCGGCGCCTCCGATCTGGTGCTCGGCGGATCGCTGGTCGACTGGCCGATCATCGAGGCGGCGGGCATCGCACCCGAAAACGTCCGGCTGGATGCGGCCACCGGGCTGTTCGGGCTGGCCATCCTGCATCGCGACGGTTTTCTTGCCACGCCGCAGAACCGCGCGGCGATCGCCATGGCGATCGATCGCAGCGGGCTCGCCAAAGCGATTGCATCCGATTGGTCCCCGGCCGAGACGATCCTGCCCGCGCAGATGGACTCGGCTGCCCCCCCCGCCCCCGGCAGTTGGATGACCGTCGCCCCCGATCAGCGCCGCGCGCTCGCGAGCCAGCGGGTGCGCGAATGGCAAGCGGTGCATCCCGGGCCGGTGGACATCACGCTTGCGCTGCCCGCGGGCGCAGGCGCGACTTTGCTCTGGGGCCATCTTGCTTCCTCGATGATCGCCATCGGGCTCACGCCGCATCGCGTCGGCCTGGGCGATCCGCGCGCCGATCTTGCGCTCGTCGACGAAGTCGCGCCCTATGACAGCGGGCGCTGGTATCTGGCGAACGCCTGCCGCGCCTGTTCGGACGACACCGCAACGCTGATCGCCGCGGCGCGCGATGCGCCCGATCTCTACAATCGCACTCACCGCATCGCAGAGGCCGATGCCATGCTGGCGAGCGACGTTGCCTTTGTCCCCATTGCCCAGCCACTGCGCTGGTCGATCGTCGCGCTGCGCCTGTCCAACTGGCAGGGGAACGCGCGTGCCTGGCACCCGTTGAACCATCTGCGCAAGCAGTGA
- a CDS encoding helix-turn-helix domain-containing protein, protein MAMPHGRLIVRLIAALETTMVAAGVRALDGDLDRAIIFMVVARASEMLSPHGAGHARGDGRGAKAISINALAASLGRPFETMRRHIHALCAAGLCERGPAGVTVPEAVHARPEIVALFRGNHDALVAMIDDMRSFGVALPETRAHVCYDWHTGLAAAHDVLLTGIEFHAHRFQSWTDLVLANAILCANARPFAENRDLALAYAEFSASPPDGLWQPVSTGSIARALGLPPSTAHRRVAAMIESGCLVRRARGVVLTEKALTDPDRIEESRTSMLHVRQILIRLAAGGFRFDHPAANYLDGRPAPLQIA, encoded by the coding sequence ATGGCGATGCCACACGGTCGGCTGATCGTGCGGCTGATCGCAGCGCTGGAGACGACGATGGTCGCGGCCGGTGTCCGCGCGCTCGACGGCGATCTGGATCGAGCGATCATCTTCATGGTGGTGGCGCGGGCAAGCGAGATGCTGTCACCGCATGGCGCCGGCCATGCCCGCGGCGACGGGCGCGGCGCCAAGGCGATCAGCATCAATGCGCTTGCCGCGTCGCTCGGCCGCCCCTTCGAGACGATGCGGCGGCATATCCATGCGCTGTGCGCGGCGGGCCTGTGCGAACGCGGCCCGGCCGGGGTGACGGTGCCAGAAGCGGTGCACGCCCGCCCGGAGATCGTCGCGCTGTTCCGCGGCAACCACGATGCCCTGGTGGCGATGATCGACGACATGCGCAGCTTCGGCGTGGCGCTGCCGGAGACACGGGCGCATGTCTGCTATGACTGGCATACCGGGCTCGCTGCCGCGCACGACGTGTTGCTGACCGGCATCGAGTTCCACGCGCATCGCTTCCAGTCCTGGACCGATCTGGTGCTTGCCAATGCGATCCTCTGCGCCAATGCGCGCCCATTCGCCGAGAATCGCGATCTGGCGCTGGCCTATGCCGAGTTCAGTGCGTCACCGCCCGACGGACTGTGGCAGCCCGTATCCACCGGATCGATAGCACGCGCGCTGGGCCTGCCGCCGTCGACCGCGCACCGCCGCGTCGCCGCGATGATCGAAAGCGGGTGCCTCGTCCGCCGGGCGCGCGGCGTGGTGCTGACCGAAAAGGCACTGACCGACCCGGATCGGATCGAGGAGAGCCGAACGAGCATGCTGCACGTCCGCCAGATCCTGATCCGCCTCGCCGCCGGCGGCTTCCGCTTTGATCATCCCGCCGCCAACTATCTCGATGGAAGGCCGGCGCCGCTGCAGATCGCATAG
- a CDS encoding DUF4112 domain-containing protein: MARATRLNEGFAQRLPIGTDAAAVRQRIEAMEHLLEGMVTIPGTRRKVGLDVLLDFVPAVGPSIAAAMGAYLAWEARNLGMPKRTIARMAGNIGVDWALGMIPFVGAVPDFFFRSNTRNVRLIKRYLDKHHPASMVIEG; encoded by the coding sequence ATGGCACGGGCAACTAGACTGAATGAGGGTTTCGCACAGCGGCTCCCGATCGGCACCGATGCCGCGGCGGTGCGCCAGCGGATCGAGGCGATGGAGCATCTGCTGGAGGGCATGGTGACCATTCCCGGCACCCGCCGCAAGGTAGGCCTGGACGTGCTGCTCGATTTCGTGCCGGCGGTCGGCCCCAGCATCGCCGCGGCGATGGGCGCCTATCTCGCCTGGGAAGCGCGCAACCTGGGCATGCCCAAGCGCACCATCGCGCGGATGGCGGGCAATATCGGCGTCGACTGGGCCCTGGGGATGATCCCGTTCGTCGGCGCGGTACCCGACTTCTTTTTCCGCTCGAACACCCGCAACGTGCGACTGATCAAGCGCTATCTCGACAAGCACCACCCGGCGAGCATGGTGATCGAGGGGTGA